Sequence from the Castanea sativa cultivar Marrone di Chiusa Pesio chromosome 12, ASM4071231v1 genome:
ACAAATGATACTGTTTTTTAGTGGAAACTGCagaatgataaaaaaatctACTTTGTTAATCAGAATATGACAGCTATTGAGCACAAAAATTTAATCAGATATTTCACTCACCTCGCATACTCTTCTTTGAATTGCAGCTTCAAGACATTTGATGACTCTTTCCTTCTCTCCTTCAGTATCCAGTGTGCACCCATCCATGTGACGAATAAAATACTCCTAAGAGTATATGCACATTAGTCCAGccaatctaattaaatttgtattGGGGCATGGAAATGCCTTTGTAAATATAacccttttcattttcttcttttataaagAGGAAACCCAACTATATAGATGGggtaaaaaagagaaagtagTTACTTCAAAATATTGGACTCAACACAGAGTGATGATGAAGTATGCAGAGAAGCGACTTGTTGGGACCTTTTATGGACTTACCCACAAACATAAGACAAGACGAACTATAGTAccataaaaggaagaaaatgggGTCCTTTCAAAAAGCTTGTCATATTTGGTGgcttatttttttgtagttcAGTTAGATCATCTGCAATGGTTAAGGTACATTGATTATTCATTCTAAAGAGTTCATTGTTCATATGTGAAAAACACTGGCGAATAATGGTACTAAGGTATTTCTTTTACAGAATGTGGCACATAGTTCCGATTATGAGCATCTGCACTAAGCATGCTGATATATATGTTTCTCATTTAATAGAAGGCAACTTGAATCCACTTATGTTATAAAGTATTATTAATTATATGcagaataaaaatttaataataaaatggaAAACAGAATCTCTTTAATTGGAGTCTGCTTGGATATAAAGTAGAGAATAAACTTATTAAGTTGTTTCATCAGAAATCATTGCTAATGTACCTGTGATGCGTAGGGGCCATCCGATGAAATGGTGGCATGGAAAACAACATATTGCATGTCTGTTAGTGTGCACACAATGTCAAACATCAGTTTTGCACGATCTTTGCACTGGACACTGATGACTGAGTACCCTTTTTCCTCACAACGCTCAACTGTAATCTTTGGTTTGAAGGAAGGAGGATAGTCAACCTCAGTTGTCACTTCACCTTCATAATCCCTATCAGCAAAAAACATCTGATGGAGTCTTCTATCAACATGGGTGAACCCCATGGAGAAACTTGTGCGGCCTACTTTATTGTCATCCTCACACCCCCGTAAGATGTTCTTGAGCTGCTCCTCCATAACAGATAATCTGGTTGGGTCATCCACGGCACGATTTGTGGAATTATCATTGACATAAAGAACACATGCTATTCGGCTATTGTGTGTCCATACTTCAGCTGTAGCCACATTAAATTGGAGGTTGGCAAGGACAGCAGAGATCTCAGATAAAAGACCTGGGCGGTCCCTTCCAATGAGCTCAATGGCTGTGTGATCACCAACTGAGTGCACCCCAACCTTTTTGCCTGGCCAAGTCTTCACACTCTCCATGGTGTGACCATTTGGTCCTAAAGCCTAATGTAGGAAAAATAGTTGAAGAAATTGCTATCAATGAGTCTCATGAAGATAATATTTTTGCTTGTATGCATGGTGTCACCAAAGTTTCCATTTTCTTCAGTTCATTCGGCTCCAAGAAGAGGGAAGATCATTCCCTCCTCGAAGGACATATTATCAATAGACTTTCTATCCTAGTGAAATGATTAACATCCCTTAGTGTTGTGCTTTGTAATGACTGGAATAGAGTGAACACTCAATGGAAACCCAGAAGTAGCCCTTTGCATCAAGCACATTACAATTTCATTGAGTTTAATTATGATGACTGCCAATAAACCACACAACTAAAGGGTTTAATTGGATACCCCAACTTTTAAGTAAAGCATGAAAGCAGATATGAGAGAAGGAAAAGGGTGTACCTTCTCTATGTAGTCGATGGTTTTGTTATCTGTTATCTTGTTTCCTTGTTGATCCGTGACATGAAACACTGTCCATTCAAAAGAGTTTCAACATGTCACATAATTGTTCAAAACTCATGCGTTTGCaggcgtgtgtgtgtgtgtgagagagggagaagtaAACAGAGTGCCTTTCTAAGAACTCATCATATAATCAATATGTATGACAAAATTTTGCAGTAGATCCATCTAGCCCAAAATGGCAACACATGGTGTTTTTTCCCCATTTCTATTGTGTCTATAAACATATGCTTTTTATAGCTACCAACATTCAGGGCCAAATGCAGTATCATTTTCAACAAGGGACAGAgttccttatttttcttctttgtgtCTGGCCAATTCACAGTTTAGTCATAGACAGTAACCAAATTCTAGTGAGCTCACAATTTAAATCAAGGAGGCACAGACCTAGCAACAAAACTTGAATGCCAATTGATGAAAATCAATCCAAAGATATACATACCATCCATGAACCATCCACCATCAGAGGAGATGTAAGCCTTGGTAATAATGAGGTCAAGATCTGTCAGGATTTGCACAACTTCCAACAGAATTCCTGGTTTGTTAACACTGTCAACCTACAATCATTTTCCATGTCCTTGATGGTAATTCTTATAAGAAGGGAATTGGGGAAATAATTGCAAACAAGAGAATCTAGCAATATGATATTGTGCAGATGCCATATACAGTCCATAAGGTAAATTAAGCAAAAGGGGTCTTTTGGCGTTGGTTAATTGAGGTTCTTGGAGGATTTGgagtccttttttttaaaataaatattttcacttttGTTCAAATTTGCCTCTCTAGATTTTAGCTGTAATTAGGAAGTCAATTTTTCTAAAGCAATTTTTACACAAGAAAGACATAGGCAACTTGTTGCAACGTAGGTGGGTTAAGCATGGTCTGATTATTACGTGAAGCAATTGTGTTTCTCTGGTTCACAAATTTTAAACTCACAAGAGAGGAATTTAAAAGTAGCTTCAAATAGGGAACTTCATCTCCTCAAATTAATTTCTACTTGAAAAAGAGAAACtgtaacttaagatgtttaAACCCTTTGTTTCAGGCAGTGGCTGATCTTGGAGGTCAGAATGAAGCATAGTTCTTAAATGTATCAAAATTTACCTTGATTAGAGTACAGTCACGATAACTAATGTTGTCTACAGACACCctgaaaacagaaaaaaagagTTACTAATACTTCATGAAAACAACACAATATGGCagtataaactatttttaagtaattcataaaaatcagaaaataaaatgagCATTACTCTTAGTTTATATCATTATGACCATGTTGTTAAGGTGATTAGACCATTGAGATTATTTAACAAGATACATTTGAGAACTATGCTTACTAGAGAATAGAGATATAGATAGGAGAGAAAGAAAACCTTGGAGGATTAATTCTGGTGCTGAAGTTCTCATACTCAGGATCAAAGTATGGCCAGCAAACTTTTGCCATTTCGTTCAAAGCTTTGGCAAATCAAGTTGATGTCTTTCAAGAGGAATTAGCACTCGCTAGTTTGCTGTTAAGATTCACCAATGTTCAGAGCACTGATTCTCCACCTGTTATATTCATTACTTTTGTTAGTGAAGCAGCCATGCCACATATTTAATTCAGTATACAGCTAACATTGTAGAAATAAACAAATGAAGGAGATTTGTAAACAAGTCCATTACGTCATGCCTAAATTCTTGATCTTTCTCATACAGAGAACTTCAATAGAATTTTGGAGATATGCTAAACCTTTTCCTGTATTGGTCCTTCCATCTTAATTTGTCTCTATATCTCATTATTGTCCTTCACGGCTCCACTAGCAAGCACTAGGTACAACAGCCATATCAGCACGGAAACAATATGTGGTTACTTTTTCTAGGCTTAGAATTTAAGTTCCATGGTAAAGATTTAGACTTCCAAGGTAAATTCTGGGTCTGGGTCTACTCTCATGATAGCAACGATTCCTTTATGGATCGAAAATACATCTTTCCTCTCACAATATGCGAGCTttacaatcaaacaaaacccacgTATAATGATGCATATGTCCCGTGTATGATAACAATTAACCAGTTTGTGCTGTGACTTAGATTGTTCCTATTaacagtttctcaaaaaaaaaaaaaaaaaaagattgttccTATTAATGGCACCCAAATAAGGTTGAAAGCTAATCCGCAACAAACACTTCCCATATTTTTGAAAACTCAAACcacattttctacaaaatgACAGAGATATTAATCTACGTTAAGACCagatttgacaaaaaaatgtACACTTCCCAAATATTAGCAAATTGTTTCatcatagagagagagagagagagagagagagagagattaagcaAACAAAAAGCTGGAGAGTTTAGTGTCGTGTGGGTGTGACGCAACAAAGCcgtataaaaactttttttcgCTAAACAGGGcgtataaaaacttaaaacggAAGAGACCGAAAGGTTCCATATGTGAAGTGACATAAAGCTATAGATAGCTATATGGCCTGTTGATTCCAGCTTCAATTCTCAAATAGGTCAAAACTCACGATTCATAATTCATGACCATCAGCCATTCCTTTTCGTGATTGGACTTTTTGGACCCATCAAGCATCCAACTGTCCTCTTAGGAAGGTCCACCTATTGCTATAATTGTTGGACTACATCAGtctctaaactttttttaaaaaaaaataaataaaagaaagttgaTTCTTCAATTAAAAAGTTCACGAAATTTTCACCCTATAGGTTGGGAAAATTCTTCTTAAATTTGTCTTTAACTTTCACTATTTCTCTTATCAAATAGAGACCCCTTTGGAATAACTCATTTTCTGATTGTATCACCTGGCTGTGtctatgtataatttttaaatttttatttttgttgagtaCCGTTATACTTTTCAAGATATGAGAATAAAGGGAAAAGGTATTCCaaaaatttaaagtaaaaatcTTAGTATATTTCGCACTCCTTCCCAACTTTTCTCCCCTCTCATAAAATAAACCATGACAATAAATTCTTTGTACTAAGCAAGCAATTAGTTTAACAAATAGACACATTTTGTCACAACAACTTATTTGAATGGTAACCAGTGAATGAAGTgttttatgaaattagaagttttGTGCATTATTAAAAGTAggactagtattttttttataaataaatattttttttagcgGCAAGAAAATATATGTCTACTGGGAATGCAGACAAACAAACGTGTCCAGTTGTTGCATCATCACTTTCTGCCGAAACAGAAACAGAGGGCAAAGGCAACCTTAAGTTTGGAACTTTGCTGCTGCGTTATTGAGTAAaggtattttttattattattttccactCCAGTTTCAAGAAACTATTGAAATGAACAGAGACAATATTCAATTATCATAGCTCTAATAAGCTGAAACTACAACTTtatatggaaaataaaaatcaaatttgtagagaaaTTAAAGTTACTCACTGATGTCATAAGAAAAAACCACTTGTTCAAGGAGAGTAAATGACAAAAGCTGAACCCCAGATGAGACCTGTAAATTTACAGCATAGGTGAAAACAAATTATGAGAAATTAattctgaaaattttatttccttcataatatagtatatatgcacagagatagagagagatagTACTGAGCAGAAGTAGTTATATACATGGAACCCAGAGAGAATAAAATCCTCGAATTTCTCGAGAAGTGCTTTACATGCTGAATTGAACTCCAGAACTAGCCGGACACGTTGAAAATTCATACAtatgtatatttaaaaataaataaataaaacaagtgTGTCATAGAAAAGTCCGAATTCAGACAAACGAGAGtttaaggaaagaaagaaaagcgagcGTTTACCTTGGAAATTGGTTGAAAGTTGTTCCATCCTCAGAGAGAGCGAAGAGATAGGAGAGAAAGACAGACACAGAGAGAGAATGGTTTTTAAAGCAAATCTGAACTCATCATCTCTTTATGACCTCTGCTTTGCTTTCGACGTTGGAATACCACTCTCTCCTACTCCCACTCCCACTCCCACTCCTACTCCCACGCACACACTACAAACTTACAAAGAAAgcaatgctctctctctctctctctctatatctctctgtctctgtctctgtctctatctctgtgtgtgtgtgtgtgggggagagagagtgtgtgtgtgagagctGAAGCAAACGCAAAGGGTctaaagaaagaaggaaatggAATCGTACACTTGGGCATGGCGTGGCTGAGGTCTTTAAATAATTACCCATCATTTATTttattcgaaaaaaaaaaaaatatatatatatatatatatagatttggtttatatattttcAGAATTCAGATAGATATGAAGCGGCGACCAAACTATTCCCTCTGTTTACAAAACAACGTTGCTTATAGCCCCCACTGTCCTTTCCGCGCGTGTAACACGCTTATTTTTCTATCTCTCTGTATAAATATATGCAGAAAAATTGTAAGTCGTATagtaatttttcttataaaataaaagtttaaaatggaaaaaaaaaaaattaatcaaatgaCATACTATGATTGGTAGAGTATACAATAGAATATCAAAAATAgaatataagatttatatttCTCTTGaagtatttaataatttctactatttttaatgctttaagtttttttttttttttttttgaggttaaaatattattttagacATCTCTTTCTTCAAGTATATATTGTCTTTTCttgttgatttgatttttatgcaaaataCTTGTGATTAGTTGGCGAATTGTTGTACAAGGATAAAACCATAACATTAGCATATATTGGTGGATGTGGAATGGATGCCAATCATGTGTACTAAACATAATAAATGTGCCAACcagataatttttctttcatattattctatttccttttttatttttttacctagGTTCCGTTTGGGAGCTCATAAGGGAAGAGAACGGAATGATCATAAGAGAACGGaaagaaatggaatggaatggaatgaaatgtatttaagtaagggaaatgaatggaatggaatggaattaagtaaccttgattggatgttttaaaataaaagaatggaaaagaataaaaatgatgaaatgtaagtaatcttgtttaaGAGTAAtatggagggaatgaaattgaatcattttatgacaatattactattagaactctattttaaaataaagggttgaatatatatgggtattttagaagttttagtaaaaaattcactaaatttaattttatttcctctcattcctcccaatttcgggaggaatgaaaatttgagattttaagggaatagagaggaatgagtgttctcTCCTACTCATTCTATTCCCTCTCACTTAAACTCCTAAATAAGGAAATagactttccattccctccattaaaactcccaaataagggaagagaaaaatattctaaaattattttttttcattcatttccattccatttcattccctcctcccaaacatGGCTTTATAGATATGATTTTGGACTTTCGTAATATAGTTCTTTTTTTGTCATCCTAGGGTATTTGGacctaaaatttcttttaaaaagaataaagtaatgCCTTTGTTggaattagaaaagaaaaaaaaatggttaagtgTGGAAGCCCTAAACAACCACATGTTTACCATGTTCaactgtgttacaatgaacttTAAGTAGGATATATATAGGAGTTAGGGTACTTTCAATATATTTGGTCATCTTGGGCTATAACATCTTAACACATAGTGAACTCATCTATAACACTCCCCCTTAAACTTAAGGTTGAGGCTTGCTGATATCTTTAGTTTGGAATATAAGTCTGTAAAGATGTTGTGAAGATGAGTTTAAAGCAACTATGAATAACTTGATTGGATGGAAAACTGACTAGGCATAATGTGGAATAAATACGAGAGTTAACGAATTTTGCATATAGGTTGAACCTTAAAAAGATCAAATTGAGTAATTTAGGTGTCTCATGTGGGAAATTGGGCCCCAACATTAGAATCCTATACTAAAAATGGAGTAGGATAGACCCAGTCGGAACAATTCAATCCTAGTGAGACTTAATAACTAGAGATTTTGGATTAATTTAATGGGTCGAATACGGTTCAAGTTTCAAATTGAGTTGGGTCATGATCAACTTAGCCTAAAAGAATGGACGTTTCTAACATTGCAAATGATGTGACATTGATGTGGTAGAGGCTACTAATGTGCCATATATCATGACATCAATATTAACGTGGATGACTTAGAATGTGACACATGGCAAGGTGACTTCACATATCTTAATTGACACATGTGGCTTATGGTAAGCAAGGAAGTGTGTGAGACAAGATCTTGCTAGGATGTGGGGAGGGCATAGTGGTGTGTGCTAGAAATGGTTCGGCCAAACAGCCTATACCCAAGTGATAGAGTACTTAGGCCTTAGCAACAACAACTTTACTATCTCCAAATGAGTTATGGTTAGCCCTATAtggaataaaaacatatttgaacCTGTTGAGCGTTAACCCAATATATTTAACAGTCATCAAGTTATGAACTTCGTAGCAAATCAATAATCCTACCAGCCTTGTGAGTTGTGAATGACAAATGAACGTGGGAGCAATGCGCGTGAGATTGGCTTCCCCATTAGGCATGTTGTAAACATTGTCGCAGTGCTGGTGGTGGTTGTCTTATATTCTTGGCGTATTCACAATATGTACAAATGTACAAGTGCACAACTGGATTTCCTTTAAGACGATAATACCATTTTGTGGATTTCGGAAAAACAAAGCGAGTACTTGCGAATAATGAAGTGGATATCCACCGCTGATTTGTTATCTACACATCTATTAAAGACGATACTTTTTAAAGGTGATATACTATCATATACATATATTGTTAAGAGTCTGGAATAATAGGTAGACCTTAtgattcttctaaaaaaaatggtagaccTTAGGATTTTGGATTTCTCATTTCTAAATGGGAATATGCCACCACATTTTCAAAGTACAAGTATTACTATGCTTTCTTTTTCGACTATGTATATTATCATGTCCACACATGAATTTGTTTCTCATATTTGAATCCAAAAGATTCAGAGGCTTCTTGTGCTTTTGTGCCATTTAGTTTTCTGTTAAGTAGAAAagctttttagattttaaagagcAAATGCTGCTTTTCAttacccaaaagaaaaagaaagaaaggaaaagcaAAATGGAAGGCTGGTTCCCCTTGAGGACCACCAAATGAGGAATGTTATTATAgcttcattttgtttttgttacacTTGTTCCGGTTTGATTTTAAAAGACAACTTTTTTTGAGACTTCTACCTTTTGTTTTGAAGTAACATAAATAGATGTGCTTTTGGTTACTTGACAAATATCAAGCGAAATTGagtcattttgtttttgtttttgtttttttgtttttgtttatgttttttgttttttttgggtaaactacatatttagtccctatcctttacaccatattttaatttggtccttaacctttcaattgtgtcaatttggttcttaactttttaatgtcgtgttaatttagtctttgccattatatattagatgaaaattgtttacatagcaaatagccaaaataaaattttagtttattatcacatcaacagaagctaattttttattttggccattagacatgtcattaattttcatccaaaaaataactgtaagaattaaattgacacggtaaagaaatgttagagaccaaattgacacaattaaaaggttagggatcaaattgaaatatggtgtatagaatagggaccaaatacatagtttacccttttttcttatatatacaaTATGGTTGATTTAAATTTATAGCGTTTGATATATGATGATcactttttatcatcatatcAAAACATCAATTACATTTTGGTATAAATGATATTTGAAACTAAATTCTTTATTTAAGGATAGCAAACTgtatcaattaaattaattggAACTCACCTCACCTCTTCATGGATCATTGTTAAAGCATTaaatatgcaaaaaataaaaaatatgttgaaaACTTATTAATTGTGTCTTTTCTAAATTAAGAATCGTTTAAATTTACTTTTGAAGGAAATTCTTCTTCTTGCTTTAGTTACTTTATGCTTTGAAGaagttttttcttaataaattactaaaatatagtaatatacttatgttattttcctttttttttaatatattttttttttttatgctttggaCCTTGGTGGCTTTGTCAAATTCCCTTGCAATCATTTGAGCTACCAAACATCATAGGCCATAGTAATCTAACTATCTAAGGAAAATAGTGATTAGGGGTGTGCTAAAAGGTTTATGTCTGGGAGTTTATAGGAAATGTCAATCAAAGTAGATAAAGCCAAATGAGGTCAAGTCAAtcaaagtaaataaaaaaaaggtctcttgaataatttcatttatatttttttgttaattttgtttgaGTAAAAATAGAAGACGAGTAGAAAAATTGTGCAAGTATAAATACTAAATGCACTGTAAAATAAGTACTCTTTATTCACTATCCTCTTAAATCAAGTTATAAGTTTAacctcttctcaaaaaaaaaaaaaagaacaaaaagttACAAGTTTTACCATTTTAATTGGTTATAAACCCCAGCTACTAGTTTCAACTtctaaattaaacaaataaaaaaaatttcaagtactAACTAGAGACAATCCCAAAAGTTTTAGAAGGTTTATGTGTGaatcataaagaaaatgaatggaatataATGTATAGAGTAGAAAAGAATAGGACAGACTAAAGATGAATtaaatattgatatattttttactcaaaaaaaaatgttgatatcTTTAATTGTTTGAATGAAAGTAACATAATTCGGGAgttgaatggaatgaaattttatataatagcaTTAATATTATGctacttttaaaataaaaatatgagtATAGGCacttaagggaaaaaaaaaaaaaggtatcaAGGGGAAGTAATTGTGCAGCGAAGTTTGAGGAAGGAGACAGAAACGTTTGGGGCCATATATGATAATCACTCAATGCTGAAAAATAAGGAAGTGATTATGACTAAGGTAAGGTGCAATGACTCTGATTTCCTTTCCAAAAAGGATGAATTTGATATGGTCTTTAACCATTCCAGCTCAGCTAAGtcaattgatacaaaattaatGGGGGCAATATTAGTGGGGAATAGCATTGAAGTGTCTAACATAAATGCTAAATCCATTAAGGCAGCAGAATTGGAGTGTAACCAAACTTCTATGATACCAACCCTAGCCGCCTCCATGGAAAATACGCACGTGCCTACCAATCTAAATGATGAGGCTAGCGGATCAACGGCCAAGATTAATGATCACCCAACAAGCATTAGGACTTCAAAAAGACTCACACGCCAAGTTAACCTAGCTGGGGCTGATAACAAGTGTGATGAAAAAACTAGGAGAAAGTTGAGCACGTGCATGGTGACTTCCACAAACTCTCCAAGCAAAAGGTTGCAAGTGATGAAGATCAACCCCTCGTTAGTTTTAATGGTGGGGGCTGCTGAGCAGGCCCGCCAAGAGTCATGAGTCTCATAATATGGAACTGTTGTAGGTTTGAGAATCTAGTAAAAGAGAAGGAGCTCGGTGATTTAATTAGAGAAAAAGATCCTTCTGTTATGTTCATTGTCGAGACATGGATAGATgaagcaaaactgaaaaaaataaaacggAATTTACAATTTGATCACATGTTCTTTGTACCTCGGATTCATAGAGGTGGGGGATTGGTTTTGTATTCGAAGGAAGCAATGAAGTTGATAGTAGAAACGTCCTCAAAAAATCACACCTTTGACGCCCTTTTGTGCGAGAGCCCATCCTTGATAGACTATGGACACTTAGTTGACGAAGCAAAGGAGTTAGCTAAGGATTTTTCAAATATTGAGTTTGGTCATGTACTAAGACAAGGTAATAGTTCAACTCGCAACATTGCTAGACATGTTAGTGAGTTTACGGCGTGGATGAAGGATGTTCCTCCGCACCTAGTTTCTATAATTCAAGCCGATTCAGTTctctttgaataaaattacattgttgtttctaaaaaaaaaaaaattaattagactctaaaaataataattaatatacatTTCACTTCTCTTATTACTCCcaattttaaaatgattaaaaagtGGATCTAttaggaaaagaaatgaaacatATTACCATTAAACTCTCAAAAAATGATAtgaaaagaattatatatatatatatatatatatattattgcatTCCCTTCTATTCTTCTCTCCCAATCCCAAACAAGTTAGGCCCTAAATCCAACACTAATCAAGGTTGTTTCCGTTCATGGACATGATGAATGGCTATCATTGGCATAACTGGTGGTTGTGATCACATTAAcggttaacttttttttttttttttgaaaagacaTTAACATTAACATgaagacttttcttttttagtggtcctattttgtagaaaaatctgtatttaattattatatatatatatatatatatgatttttattttaaaaatctaatttataagtgaataaatcaatttaaaaattaataggagagtggtcttattttttaggcaatattttagtggaagttgGAGTttcatttttaccggattgttctttaattttgtctctacttaaacataagactataggggcatctttgaattaaaaaattgagtttttaccatattgtcctttagttttgtctctatttaaacatagtaCTGTAggagcatttttgaactaaaaaaataggaatccaaacaggtgaagccccttaaatagtagtatagatatatgtttggatttgttcaaaaattcaactttttttattgtcaaataatGTATATGTACAGCTTTTTTAAATCcattaattctatcaatcttagttttgcatatata
This genomic interval carries:
- the LOC142619514 gene encoding ACT domain-containing protein ACR3 isoform X2 codes for the protein MDVFHVTDQQGNKITDNKTIDYIEKALGPNGHTMESVKTWPGKKVGVHSVGDHTAIELIGRDRPGLLSEISAVLANLQFNVATAEVWTHNSRIACVLYVNDNSTNRAVDDPTRLSVMEEQLKNILRGCEDDNKVGRTSFSMGFTHVDRRLHQMFFADRDYEGEVTTEVDYPPSFKPKITVERCEEKGYSVISVQCKDRAKLMFDIVCTLTDMQYVVFHATISSDGPYASQEYFIRHMDGCTLDTEGEKERVIKCLEAAIQRRVCEGLSLELCAKDRVGLLSEVTRVLRENGLSVSRAGVSTVGEQAYNVFYVRDASGNPVDVKTIEALSKEIKDTIKLNVKKVPTSAKAPEANGWAKTSFFFGNLLERFLA
- the LOC142619514 gene encoding ACT domain-containing protein ACR3 isoform X1 — encoded protein: MAKVCWPYFDPEYENFSTRINPPRVSVDNISYRDCTLIKVDSVNKPGILLEVVQILTDLDLIITKAYISSDGGWFMDVFHVTDQQGNKITDNKTIDYIEKALGPNGHTMESVKTWPGKKVGVHSVGDHTAIELIGRDRPGLLSEISAVLANLQFNVATAEVWTHNSRIACVLYVNDNSTNRAVDDPTRLSVMEEQLKNILRGCEDDNKVGRTSFSMGFTHVDRRLHQMFFADRDYEGEVTTEVDYPPSFKPKITVERCEEKGYSVISVQCKDRAKLMFDIVCTLTDMQYVVFHATISSDGPYASQEYFIRHMDGCTLDTEGEKERVIKCLEAAIQRRVCEGLSLELCAKDRVGLLSEVTRVLRENGLSVSRAGVSTVGEQAYNVFYVRDASGNPVDVKTIEALSKEIKDTIKLNVKKVPTSAKAPEANGWAKTSFFFGNLLERFLA